A genome region from Mesorhizobium sp. B2-1-8 includes the following:
- a CDS encoding VOC family protein, whose amino-acid sequence MTVEDPFKHPVLGSGVFYRDPRAALDWLEAAFGFERSMVVSDTGGKLVHAEMRFGDGYIIVDSEWADHVASPASVRGKNTQSVYVRLKDGLDAHCEQARTAGAAIIQEPADQFYGERQYRARDPEGHVWTFTQPIRSVSREEAERLGGLRIEGWHR is encoded by the coding sequence ATGACGGTCGAGGATCCGTTCAAGCATCCGGTCCTCGGTTCTGGCGTGTTCTACCGCGACCCGCGTGCGGCGCTGGATTGGCTCGAAGCGGCCTTCGGCTTCGAGCGCAGCATGGTGGTCAGCGATACCGGCGGAAAACTGGTCCATGCCGAGATGCGGTTCGGGGATGGCTACATCATCGTCGATTCCGAATGGGCCGATCATGTCGCCAGCCCCGCATCGGTCCGCGGCAAGAACACGCAGTCGGTCTATGTCAGGCTGAAAGACGGTCTGGATGCGCATTGCGAGCAGGCCCGCACGGCAGGTGCTGCCATAATCCAGGAGCCGGCGGACCAGTTCTACGGCGAACGCCAGTATCGGGCGCGCGATCCCGAAGGCCATGTCTGGACGTTCACGCAGCCAATTCGTTCTGTTTCCCGTGAAGAGGCCGAACGGTTGGGTGGCTTGCGCATCGAAGGCTGGCACCGGTAG
- a CDS encoding hemolysin family protein: MNDKPETAARPDAGSAIKASDTSEEGSSPSTVTPGVANTGSAAVEQLPAGPSLFNRVLGLFRQRNGTSLREEIAGALAETTSDVESFSPGERAMLNNILRLREVRVEDVMVPRADIEAVEIATTLGDLLGMFEQSGHSRMPVYSETLDDPRGMVHIRDVLAHITKIARVRKGRATRKTPVATVLDLAKVDLARTIGELNLIRQVLFVPPSMLASDLMGRMQTTRTQMALVIDEYGGTDGLVSLEDIVEMVVGDIEDEHDDDEPLITQTGDGVFIVDGKAEIDEVAKMIGEDFTAGEHGEYVDTIGGMIFNTLGRVPARGEVVQAIPGFEFHVLDADPRRVKRVRIVQSQKGERRRRATARTEQA, encoded by the coding sequence ATGAACGACAAACCAGAGACTGCCGCCCGCCCCGATGCCGGCAGTGCGATCAAGGCTTCCGATACGTCGGAAGAGGGATCAAGTCCGAGTACCGTTACCCCTGGTGTTGCCAACACCGGCAGCGCCGCCGTCGAGCAGTTGCCTGCCGGTCCCTCCCTGTTCAACCGCGTGCTGGGCCTGTTCCGGCAACGCAACGGCACCAGCCTGCGCGAGGAGATCGCCGGCGCGCTCGCCGAGACGACGAGCGATGTCGAATCCTTCTCGCCTGGCGAACGCGCCATGCTCAACAACATCCTGCGGCTGCGCGAAGTGCGCGTCGAGGACGTCATGGTGCCGCGCGCCGATATCGAGGCGGTCGAGATCGCCACGACGCTCGGCGATCTCCTTGGCATGTTCGAACAATCCGGCCATTCCCGCATGCCGGTCTATTCCGAGACGCTCGACGACCCGCGCGGCATGGTCCATATCCGCGACGTGCTGGCCCATATCACCAAGATCGCGCGCGTCAGGAAGGGCCGTGCAACCCGCAAAACGCCCGTCGCCACGGTTCTCGATCTTGCCAAGGTCGACCTGGCGCGCACCATCGGGGAGCTCAACCTGATCCGCCAGGTCCTGTTCGTGCCGCCGTCGATGCTCGCTTCCGACCTGATGGGCCGCATGCAGACGACACGCACGCAAATGGCCCTGGTCATCGATGAATATGGCGGCACGGACGGCCTCGTCTCGCTCGAGGACATTGTCGAAATGGTGGTCGGCGACATCGAGGACGAGCACGATGACGACGAGCCGCTGATCACCCAGACCGGCGACGGCGTGTTCATCGTCGACGGCAAGGCCGAGATCGACGAGGTCGCCAAGATGATCGGCGAGGATTTCACCGCGGGCGAACATGGCGAATATGTCGACACCATTGGCGGCATGATCTTCAACACGCTCGGCCGCGTGCCGGCACGCGGCGAGGTGGTACAGGCCATTCCCGGCTTCGAGTTCCATGTGCTCGATGCCGATCCGCGCCGCGTCAAGCGCGTGCGCATCGTGCAGAGTCAGAAGGGCGAGCGCCGCCGGCGCGCCACGGCGCGCACCGAACAGGCTTGA
- the ybeY gene encoding rRNA maturation RNase YbeY, which translates to MPEDNISGGGSLPVPVEIDISVEAGDWPDEASLARLVDRAVDAAFAETGATGRSELSVVFSDDAHIRSLNADWRGKDKPTNVLSFPAFPHVKGGPLPPMLGDIVLAAETVAREAALEDKPLENHICHLVIHGLLHLMGHDHETDAEAEEMEAIERAALARLAIPDPYA; encoded by the coding sequence ATGCCTGAGGACAACATATCCGGCGGCGGGAGCCTTCCGGTTCCCGTCGAGATCGATATATCGGTTGAAGCGGGCGACTGGCCCGATGAAGCAAGCCTGGCGCGGCTGGTCGATCGCGCGGTTGACGCCGCCTTTGCCGAGACCGGCGCGACGGGTCGTTCCGAACTCAGCGTTGTTTTTTCCGACGACGCCCATATCCGTAGCTTGAATGCGGACTGGCGCGGCAAGGACAAGCCCACCAACGTCTTGTCTTTCCCCGCTTTTCCGCATGTGAAAGGTGGCCCGCTGCCGCCGATGCTCGGCGACATCGTGCTTGCCGCCGAAACAGTGGCGCGCGAGGCGGCACTGGAAGACAAGCCGCTGGAGAACCATATCTGCCATCTCGTCATCCATGGCCTGCTGCATCTCATGGGCCATGATCACGAGACCGACGCCGAGGCCGAGGAGATGGAAGCCATCGAGCGCGCCGCGCTTGCAAGGCTTGCCATTCCCGATCCCTACGCGTAA
- a CDS encoding PhoH family protein — protein sequence MAHIVLTFDNNKLASALYGQFDENLARLEQKLGVDIRSRGNQLTIKGSASAAEQARRALDNLYGILQKGVDIGQSDVDGAVRMAVAADDQLTLPTLERKGKVSAAQIATRKKTIYARSLNQDAYMRALERSELVFGIGPAGTGKTYLAVAHAAMLLERGMVERIILSRPAVEAGERLGFLPGDMKEKVDPYLRPLYDALYDMMPADKVERAIAAEVIEIAPLAFMRGRTLAHAAVILDEAQNTTPMQMKMFLTRLGENSRMIVTGDPSQIDLPPSTKSGLVEALRVLDGVAGAVTVRFNDVDVVRHPLVAEIVRAYDRDTKLARGLGAEN from the coding sequence ATGGCGCACATCGTTCTGACTTTCGACAACAACAAGCTTGCCAGCGCCCTTTACGGCCAGTTCGATGAGAACCTGGCCCGGCTCGAGCAGAAGCTCGGCGTCGACATCCGCTCGCGCGGCAACCAGCTGACCATAAAGGGGTCCGCTTCGGCCGCCGAACAGGCACGCCGTGCCTTGGACAATCTCTACGGCATCCTGCAGAAGGGCGTCGACATCGGCCAGTCCGATGTCGACGGCGCAGTGCGTATGGCGGTTGCGGCCGACGATCAGCTGACGCTGCCGACGCTGGAGCGCAAGGGCAAGGTTTCCGCCGCCCAGATCGCCACCCGCAAGAAGACCATCTATGCCCGTTCGCTGAACCAGGACGCCTATATGCGGGCGCTGGAGCGTTCGGAGCTGGTGTTCGGCATCGGTCCGGCCGGCACCGGCAAGACCTATCTGGCGGTGGCGCACGCGGCGATGCTGCTCGAGCGCGGCATGGTCGAGCGCATCATTCTGTCGCGGCCGGCCGTCGAAGCCGGCGAACGGCTGGGCTTCCTGCCGGGCGACATGAAGGAGAAGGTCGATCCGTATCTGCGCCCGCTCTATGACGCGCTCTACGACATGATGCCGGCCGACAAGGTCGAGCGTGCGATTGCCGCCGAAGTGATCGAAATCGCGCCGCTTGCCTTCATGCGCGGCCGCACGCTGGCGCACGCCGCCGTCATTCTCGACGAGGCACAGAACACCACGCCGATGCAGATGAAGATGTTTCTCACCCGTCTCGGCGAGAACTCGCGCATGATCGTCACCGGCGATCCCTCCCAGATCGATCTTCCTCCGAGCACCAAGTCAGGCCTGGTCGAAGCCTTGCGTGTCCTCGACGGTGTGGCTGGCGCGGTAACCGTGCGCTTCAACGATGTCGACGTCGTTCGCCATCCGCTGGTGGCGGAAATCGTCAGGGCCTATGACCGGGACACCAAGCTGGCTCGTGGCCTCGGTGCCGAGAATTGA
- the miaB gene encoding tRNA (N6-isopentenyl adenosine(37)-C2)-methylthiotransferase MiaB: MNVYDSQRMTDALAADGYTATDAIGEADLVLLNTCHIREKAAEKVYSELGRIRDMKAERTSAGREMLIGVAGCVAQAEGAEIIRRSPAVDLVIGPQTYHRLPDVLARVRGGEKIVETDYAIEDKFEHLPAPKRAEVIKRGVTAFLTVQEGCDKFCTFCVVPYTRGSEVSRPVAQIVAEAERLAEAGVREVTLLGQNVNAWHGEGENGQEWGLGRLLFRLSEIPGLARLRYTTSHPRDMDDELIAAHRDLPSLMPYLHLPVQSGSDRILKAMNRRHTAKDYLALLDRIRGARRDIALSGDFIVGFPGETETDFEATMELVRQVNYASAFSFKYSPRPGTPGADMPDHVPEAVKDERLQRLQALLLKQQQDFGLSLVGSTIDTLIEKPGRQAGQKVGRSPWLQPVIVDEKAGEIGDIIKVRITKTGYNSLFAELA; the protein is encoded by the coding sequence ATGAACGTCTATGATTCACAGCGCATGACCGATGCGCTGGCCGCCGACGGCTATACCGCGACCGATGCCATCGGCGAGGCCGATCTGGTGCTGCTCAACACCTGCCACATCAGGGAAAAAGCGGCCGAAAAGGTCTATTCCGAACTTGGCCGCATCCGTGACATGAAAGCCGAGCGCACCAGCGCCGGCCGCGAGATGCTGATCGGCGTCGCTGGTTGCGTGGCGCAGGCCGAAGGCGCCGAGATCATCCGCCGGTCGCCGGCCGTCGACCTGGTCATCGGTCCGCAGACCTATCATCGTCTGCCCGACGTATTGGCCCGGGTTCGCGGCGGCGAGAAGATCGTCGAGACCGACTACGCCATCGAGGACAAGTTCGAGCATCTGCCGGCGCCCAAGCGCGCCGAGGTGATCAAGCGCGGCGTCACCGCCTTCCTCACCGTCCAGGAAGGCTGCGACAAGTTCTGCACCTTCTGCGTCGTGCCCTATACGAGAGGCTCGGAAGTATCGCGGCCGGTGGCGCAGATCGTGGCGGAGGCCGAACGCCTGGCCGAGGCCGGTGTGCGCGAGGTGACGCTGCTCGGCCAGAACGTCAACGCCTGGCATGGCGAGGGCGAGAACGGTCAGGAATGGGGTCTCGGTCGCCTGCTGTTCAGGTTGTCCGAAATCCCCGGCCTGGCGCGGCTGCGCTACACCACCAGCCATCCGCGCGACATGGACGACGAATTGATCGCGGCCCATCGCGACTTGCCGTCGCTGATGCCCTATCTGCACCTGCCGGTGCAATCCGGATCGGATCGCATTCTGAAGGCAATGAATCGCAGGCATACGGCGAAGGATTATCTGGCGCTGCTCGACCGCATCCGGGGCGCCCGGCGCGATATCGCACTGTCGGGCGACTTCATCGTCGGGTTCCCCGGCGAGACGGAAACCGATTTCGAGGCGACCATGGAACTGGTGCGCCAGGTGAACTACGCCTCGGCCTTCTCGTTCAAATATTCGCCGCGTCCCGGCACGCCGGGCGCCGACATGCCCGACCACGTGCCGGAAGCGGTCAAGGACGAGCGCTTGCAGCGCCTGCAGGCGCTGCTGTTGAAACAACAGCAGGATTTCGGCTTGAGTTTGGTCGGCAGCACCATAGATACGTTGATCGAGAAGCCCGGCCGTCAGGCGGGCCAGAAGGTTGGTCGCTCGCCTTGGCTGCAGCCGGTTATTGTTGATGAAAAGGCCGGCGAAATCGGTGACATTATCAAGGTGCGAATCACGAAGACGGGCTACAACAGCCTGTTCGCCGAATTGGCCTGA
- a CDS encoding lysophospholipid acyltransferase family protein produces MIGKIRIFLALGLVAAGSLVLAPLQILSMKTGWWPETVILKIWHRLIIRALGMRIHVRGTLSTKRPLLVASNHISWTDIMVLGSFADVKFIARADMESWPLIGMLSKLQRTVFIERERKRSSGDQASEIANRMAKGDAMVLFAEGSTGDGNVVLPFKSTLFGAASMAISEGAAQEVFIQPVAIAYTRLHGVPLGRRHRPIAAWIGDEDLMPHLKVLMAEGALDVEVHFGEPIAFAKGSNRKETAKLMEGRVREMMQAALADPHPSR; encoded by the coding sequence ATGATCGGAAAAATCAGGATTTTCCTGGCGCTGGGCCTTGTCGCCGCTGGGTCGCTGGTTCTCGCGCCGCTGCAGATACTGTCGATGAAAACCGGCTGGTGGCCGGAAACCGTCATCCTCAAGATTTGGCACCGGCTGATCATCCGGGCGCTCGGCATGCGCATTCATGTCAGGGGAACGCTGTCGACCAAGCGTCCCTTGCTGGTGGCCTCCAACCACATCTCCTGGACCGACATCATGGTGCTGGGCTCCTTTGCCGATGTGAAGTTCATCGCCAGGGCCGACATGGAAAGCTGGCCGTTGATCGGCATGTTGTCAAAGCTGCAGCGCACCGTCTTCATCGAGCGCGAGCGCAAGCGCTCCTCGGGCGACCAGGCCAGCGAGATCGCCAATCGCATGGCCAAGGGCGATGCCATGGTGCTGTTCGCGGAGGGGTCGACCGGCGACGGCAATGTCGTGCTGCCCTTCAAGAGCACGCTGTTCGGCGCCGCCTCGATGGCGATCTCGGAAGGTGCCGCGCAGGAAGTGTTCATCCAGCCGGTGGCGATCGCCTACACGCGCCTGCACGGCGTGCCGCTTGGCCGCCGTCACCGCCCGATCGCGGCCTGGATCGGCGACGAGGACCTGATGCCGCATCTCAAGGTGCTGATGGCCGAGGGCGCGCTCGACGTCGAGGTGCATTTCGGCGAACCGATCGCCTTTGCCAAGGGTTCCAACCGCAAGGAAACGGCCAAGCTGATGGAGGGCAGGGTGCGCGAGATGATGCAGGCGGCCCTCGCCGATCCGCACCCGAGTCGTTAG
- the rimI gene encoding ribosomal protein S18-alanine N-acetyltransferase: MRIPFLQSRRRDYALEPLRITDSPAVSVLHREDFVRPWTDGEFAALLEQDTVFGYAARETGQGAKPPVGFVLARLAAGEGEILTVAVARSHRRQGLGWQLMDAVLRELHSQRAEALFLEVDETNAAAIALYRRLGFREVGKRPDYYKSPDRGPTGALVMRRDLR, encoded by the coding sequence ATGCGCATACCTTTTCTCCAATCGCGTCGCCGGGACTACGCGCTCGAGCCGCTCAGGATCACCGACAGCCCCGCTGTCTCGGTGCTGCACCGCGAGGACTTTGTCCGCCCATGGACCGACGGTGAGTTCGCCGCCCTGCTCGAACAGGATACCGTGTTCGGTTATGCCGCGCGCGAAACCGGGCAGGGCGCCAAACCGCCCGTCGGCTTCGTCCTCGCTCGATTGGCCGCGGGCGAGGGTGAAATCCTGACTGTCGCGGTGGCACGGTCGCATCGCCGCCAGGGCCTGGGCTGGCAGTTGATGGACGCGGTGCTGCGCGAGCTGCATTCGCAGCGCGCCGAAGCCCTATTCCTCGAGGTCGATGAAACCAATGCCGCCGCGATCGCCCTCTATCGTCGGCTGGGTTTTCGGGAAGTCGGCAAGCGTCCGGATTACTACAAGTCGCCGGATCGGGGACCGACGGGCGCGCTTGTCATGCGCCGCGATCTTCGCTAG
- the tsaB gene encoding tRNA (adenosine(37)-N6)-threonylcarbamoyltransferase complex dimerization subunit type 1 TsaB: MKVLAIDCAASLCAACVYDAAVGRELGRSVLDLGKGHAEHLMAVIAEALKAGATDYAGLGAVAVSVGPGSFTGLRVGVSTARGLALALKVPAIGVTTLEALAAEAATAFPGRAVLAALDAGREEIHAALYDEMSALTYGPAVVTLADAVTMASECSAVLAGTAATPIAEAAGRTFDVGPRTATADILTYARLAAAKGQGERPKPLYLRGADAKPQAGFILSRQRP, encoded by the coding sequence ATGAAAGTTCTCGCCATCGACTGTGCCGCCAGCCTCTGCGCCGCCTGCGTCTACGACGCGGCGGTCGGGCGGGAGCTCGGCCGTTCGGTGCTTGACCTGGGCAAAGGCCATGCCGAGCACCTGATGGCCGTCATCGCCGAAGCGTTGAAGGCCGGCGCGACCGACTACGCCGGCCTTGGAGCCGTTGCCGTCTCCGTCGGCCCCGGTTCCTTCACCGGCCTGCGCGTCGGTGTGTCGACCGCGCGCGGCCTGGCGCTGGCGCTCAAGGTTCCGGCAATCGGGGTGACGACCCTCGAGGCGCTGGCCGCCGAGGCAGCCACCGCATTTCCAGGCCGTGCCGTGCTGGCGGCGCTCGATGCCGGACGCGAGGAAATCCATGCCGCGCTCTACGATGAAATGTCAGCCTTGACTTACGGTCCGGCGGTGGTCACGCTTGCGGACGCGGTGACCATGGCGTCGGAATGTTCCGCGGTGCTCGCTGGCACGGCGGCAACGCCGATCGCCGAAGCGGCCGGCCGCACCTTCGATGTCGGGCCTCGGACGGCCACCGCCGACATTCTCACCTACGCCCGGCTGGCTGCCGCAAAGGGGCAGGGCGAAAGGCCGAAACCGCTTTATCTGCGCGGTGCCGATGCCAAGCCGCAGGCCGGATTTATACTTTCGAGGCAAAGACCATGA
- a CDS encoding DUF1513 domain-containing protein: MKTPLIDRRDFLKAAGASFAVAMTPPAWANTLAADAVFATAFVKRDGGFGAAVLSEAGKVLHAIDLPDRGHDVTFDPVSKRSVVFARQPGTFAVVFDHTGRDAPQTIASITGRHFFGHGVFSPDGALLYATENDFDNAAGVVGVYDARAKFSRIGEFPTYGMGPHELLLLGDGRTIAVANGGIETHPDYGHAELNIATMKPSYVLVDRVTGDLIEKHELPAALHQLSIRHMDTDQTGAVWFGCQYRGPGTDRPLLVGRAARGKALALLDMPQDVLSGFRNYIGSVAANPVAGTVAVSSPEGNSLVVIDAGSGGVVSSSALVEVCGVAPDGAGFMATTGAGEIIEGGGATRSEPDYVWDNHMLRIGQAA; the protein is encoded by the coding sequence TTGAAAACGCCGCTCATAGATCGCCGCGATTTTCTTAAAGCGGCAGGTGCAAGCTTTGCCGTTGCCATGACGCCGCCGGCCTGGGCGAACACGCTTGCGGCGGATGCCGTGTTCGCTACCGCCTTCGTCAAGCGCGACGGCGGTTTTGGCGCTGCCGTCCTGTCCGAGGCCGGCAAGGTGCTGCACGCCATCGACTTGCCCGATCGCGGCCATGACGTCACTTTCGATCCCGTATCGAAGCGTTCGGTGGTCTTCGCCCGCCAGCCCGGCACTTTCGCCGTCGTTTTCGATCACACGGGACGCGACGCTCCGCAAACCATCGCCAGCATCACCGGCCGGCACTTCTTCGGTCACGGCGTGTTCTCGCCCGACGGCGCGTTGCTCTACGCCACCGAGAACGATTTCGACAACGCGGCCGGCGTGGTCGGCGTCTATGACGCGCGGGCGAAATTCAGTCGCATCGGCGAATTCCCGACCTACGGCATGGGCCCGCACGAACTTCTGCTGCTGGGCGACGGCAGGACGATCGCGGTCGCCAATGGCGGCATCGAGACCCATCCCGACTATGGCCACGCCGAACTCAACATTGCCACCATGAAACCCTCCTATGTGCTGGTCGACCGCGTCACCGGCGACCTGATCGAAAAGCACGAATTGCCGGCCGCGCTCCACCAATTGTCGATCCGTCACATGGATACCGACCAGACCGGCGCCGTCTGGTTCGGTTGCCAGTACCGCGGCCCCGGCACCGATCGTCCGCTTCTGGTCGGCCGCGCCGCGCGGGGCAAGGCGTTGGCTTTGCTCGACATGCCGCAGGACGTGCTGTCCGGTTTCCGCAACTATATCGGCTCGGTCGCCGCCAACCCTGTTGCCGGTACCGTCGCCGTCTCCTCGCCGGAAGGCAATTCACTGGTCGTGATCGATGCGGGCAGCGGCGGGGTCGTCTCCTCCAGCGCGCTGGTCGAGGTCTGCGGCGTGGCGCCCGACGGGGCCGGTTTCATGGCGACAACGGGCGCCGGCGAGATCATCGAGGGCGGTGGTGCCACGCGGTCGGAACCGGACTATGTCTGGGACAACCACATGCTGCGCATAGGCCAGGCGGCATAA
- a CDS encoding imelysin family protein, with translation MPKRFALVLVLPLVLLGALPASAAVKASDVIQRAIDGFVRPAYDGLHQHAEALAKAMHKLCEAPSQADLEAARAAFSATVHAWSSAEIIGFGPIKENNRLERMLFWPDRKSIGLKQVQAALSDKDPAAADPTQLAGKSVAMQGLGALEFVLYGDGADALTGKAEPYRCAYGAAVAGDIETIAADVSAAWNKPDGFAALWANPGPQNALYRDGNEAVTELVGIFINELEMVRDVRLKGFLGAKPEADKPKLAIYWRSQNTANALAGNLAGIDALFQVSKLGDALPPDAHWMAESIHIQLLNGVTTAKAVQGPIDKALADPALREKLEHFVLITSSLSTLIGTRLTAEFGLTAGFSSLDGD, from the coding sequence ATGCCGAAGCGTTTCGCGCTGGTTCTCGTTCTTCCGCTGGTTCTGCTGGGGGCCCTGCCCGCATCGGCCGCGGTGAAAGCCTCTGACGTCATCCAGCGCGCGATCGACGGCTTTGTCCGCCCGGCATATGACGGCCTGCACCAGCATGCGGAGGCCCTCGCCAAAGCGATGCACAAGCTCTGCGAGGCGCCCTCGCAAGCCGACCTCGAAGCCGCGCGGGCTGCGTTCTCGGCTACCGTCCATGCCTGGTCATCGGCCGAGATCATCGGTTTCGGGCCGATCAAGGAGAACAACAGGCTGGAGCGCATGCTATTCTGGCCGGACCGCAAGAGCATCGGTCTGAAACAGGTGCAGGCGGCGCTGTCGGACAAGGATCCCGCCGCCGCCGACCCTACGCAGCTCGCCGGCAAGAGCGTTGCCATGCAGGGGCTCGGCGCGCTGGAATTCGTGCTTTACGGCGACGGCGCCGATGCCTTGACAGGCAAGGCTGAACCCTATCGCTGCGCTTATGGCGCGGCTGTTGCCGGCGACATCGAAACCATAGCAGCGGATGTCAGCGCGGCCTGGAACAAGCCGGACGGCTTCGCGGCACTCTGGGCCAATCCGGGGCCGCAAAATGCGCTCTATCGTGATGGCAACGAGGCGGTCACCGAACTGGTCGGGATCTTCATCAACGAGCTGGAAATGGTCCGCGATGTGCGCCTGAAGGGTTTTCTGGGTGCCAAGCCCGAGGCCGACAAGCCGAAGCTGGCGATCTACTGGCGTTCGCAAAACACCGCCAATGCGCTGGCCGGAAATCTGGCTGGCATCGATGCGCTGTTCCAGGTGTCGAAGCTTGGCGACGCGCTGCCGCCGGATGCGCATTGGATGGCGGAATCGATCCACATCCAGCTTCTCAACGGCGTCACGACCGCCAAGGCCGTCCAGGGCCCGATCGACAAGGCGCTCGCCGATCCGGCGCTGCGCGAAAAACTCGAGCATTTCGTCCTGATCACCTCCAGCCTGTCGACCCTGATCGGCACCAGGTTGACCGCTGAATTCGGCCTGACCGCCGGCTTCTCGTCGCTGGATGGGGACTGA
- a CDS encoding di-heme oxidoredictase family protein — protein MRRLLDFLRRLRRAKAPLPLRKAPAISAGRRGIILMLALTSSAIAGDLQPAGLATTRTDLNAKDQARVTAVTRPTTDFSQPEAFELMQGGAGTSRKDVSRDSFSQSSANISFEEEGTFKLGNALFRKNWVSSPSSTQASDGLGPLFNERACQNCHLKDGRGRPPQGDAGTTSMFLRLARDASSAEEKAAFADHRLLNLPDPVYGTQLQELAVPGLRGEGRMRVDYQERKVELTDGAVVSLRKPSYSVADLAYGPLGPRTTLSPRLTPPMIGLGLIEQIAPGDILALADPDDRDGDGISGKPNIVRDGLSGELTLGRFGWKAQTASIRQQAADAFAGDIGISTPQEPKHWGDCTAAQEKCLAMPNGVQARLGPAEAPAPVMDLVTFYSRNLAVPARRDLASPDVLTGKKVFYEIGCVACHTPKFVTRRDAPDKAQAFQLIWPYSDFLLHDMGPDLADGQAVGEATGNEWRTPPLWGVGLTETVNGNSFYLHDGRARSLVEAILWHGGEARKARDRFAATSATERDALVKFLESL, from the coding sequence ATGCGGCGCCTCTTAGACTTCCTGCGCCGCTTGCGGCGGGCCAAAGCCCCGCTGCCCCTCCGGAAAGCGCCAGCCATATCGGCTGGTCGGCGCGGCATCATTCTCATGCTGGCGTTGACATCCTCCGCGATCGCCGGCGACCTTCAACCCGCCGGCCTCGCCACCACGCGCACCGATCTCAATGCCAAGGATCAGGCGCGCGTCACCGCCGTCACCAGGCCGACCACGGATTTCTCCCAACCCGAGGCTTTCGAACTGATGCAAGGTGGCGCGGGCACCTCGCGGAAGGACGTCAGCCGCGATTCCTTCTCTCAATCCTCGGCCAACATCAGCTTCGAGGAAGAAGGCACCTTCAAGCTCGGCAACGCCCTGTTCCGCAAGAACTGGGTGTCGTCGCCATCTTCCACGCAGGCCTCCGATGGCCTTGGGCCCCTGTTCAACGAACGTGCCTGCCAGAACTGCCATCTGAAGGATGGTCGTGGCCGGCCGCCGCAAGGCGATGCCGGCACCACCTCGATGTTCCTGCGGCTGGCGCGCGACGCCAGCAGCGCGGAAGAGAAAGCGGCGTTCGCCGACCACAGGCTGCTCAATCTCCCGGACCCGGTCTATGGTACGCAGTTGCAGGAACTGGCCGTCCCTGGCCTCAGGGGTGAGGGCAGGATGCGTGTCGACTATCAGGAACGTAAGGTGGAGCTGACGGATGGCGCCGTGGTTTCCCTGCGCAAACCCAGTTATTCCGTTGCCGATCTCGCCTACGGGCCGCTCGGTCCACGCACCACGCTGTCGCCGCGTCTGACACCGCCGATGATCGGCCTTGGCCTGATCGAGCAGATCGCGCCCGGCGACATTCTGGCCCTTGCCGACCCGGACGATAGGGATGGCGATGGGATCTCCGGCAAGCCGAACATCGTGCGCGATGGCCTGAGCGGCGAGCTGACGCTTGGCCGTTTCGGCTGGAAGGCGCAGACGGCGTCGATCCGCCAGCAGGCGGCGGATGCCTTTGCCGGCGATATCGGCATCTCGACGCCGCAAGAGCCGAAACACTGGGGTGATTGCACCGCCGCGCAGGAAAAATGCCTCGCCATGCCCAACGGCGTGCAGGCGCGCCTCGGCCCTGCCGAGGCGCCGGCGCCGGTGATGGATCTCGTCACCTTCTATTCGCGGAACCTGGCGGTGCCGGCGCGACGCGACCTCGCGTCGCCTGACGTGCTCACGGGCAAGAAGGTCTTTTACGAAATCGGCTGCGTTGCCTGTCACACGCCGAAATTCGTCACCCGTCGCGATGCGCCCGACAAGGCGCAGGCGTTCCAGTTGATCTGGCCTTATTCCGATTTCCTGCTGCACGACATGGGGCCGGATCTTGCCGATGGTCAGGCAGTGGGCGAGGCCACTGGCAATGAGTGGCGCACCCCGCCGCTATGGGGCGTCGGCCTCACCGAAACGGTCAACGGCAATTCCTTCTATCTGCACGATGGCCGTGCGCGCTCTTTGGTCGAGGCTATCCTGTGGCATGGTGGCGAGGCGCGGAAGGCGCGCGATCGCTTTGCCGCCACCAGCGCCACCGAGCGCGATGCATTGGTCAAATTCCTGGAGTCACTTTGA